GCTTGCCAAGGATGAAACCTAGCAGGTGGATGAGTTTTTGCACTGTCGTAAGCGAATTCTGCTGTAGGAGTAGCTTGACCCAGTTATTCTAGCACTGCTTGAGGAAGTATCCTAGCTATTTGTCAAGCTCCTGGTTTGCTTGTTCTGACAGCTCACTTTTCAGGTGATAAACAGTAGCAGCGTGAGGCTAAACTACTGGCAGATGGCAGATTTCTTTCCAGACCTTGGCAATAAATTGAGAGCTCTGGTCAGTGTCAATATGTTCAGGGAGGCCATGGAGACCTGTTTGTAATAAGAATCTGGGCTGATTCCATTCCTCTGGGAAGATACAGTACCACCAGGCTATGAATAGATCTTTATGTTGAATTGGCCCAACACTGTCAGAACAGCCTAATCAAGAACTGAGCAATTTATGCTGGGGAGGACAGTGACCCAAGGGTCTGGACCAATTTCCAGAGAGCAGtcttggcagggcagcctctgagtgCGGCCATCGGATAGCTTGGTAAATACAACCATGGTCCTATTCAGACTGGCGAGCACTTCATGGCTGAGTTACATTGAGGCAATGCCCCTGGCCAGACCTTCCCCATTGAGTACAAGGAAGTCCAACCCCAACTCCTGTTTGTCAGAAGGGTAGAAGAAGAATACTTTGTACTGGTTTATGGACCCGCACAATGCAGAACGTGCAAAACACTGAGGTTCAAGATGACATTTTAAAGGAAAAgcttgtggtttcttgacagccatagaagggtttcctgaatgggtgggagttaattaatttgattaatttatttagttaatttttaacatttattaaacatttatcagatgatatgaccatatatggtcatgttgatggcCAATTATGGGGTTGGAGGGGGTGGAAAtcggaggggccctgggtgggtgtgtacacagctatgctgcccaaaccatattctgcatgattgtgccacttctgggctttctcaaagcctgaagaatgattcaaagttgaggaaggctggcttaGACAGAATGGGACAGTCCAAAGTAGAACTGCAATGATTATTCTAGGGCTTATCCTGCATTACCTTCCCTTCTAATTCCACTAACTGTATTGTTAATAGCAGCGGTGCTTACCCTGTCATGTCTTACATCCcgaaacaaaaaggagaaaatatcttgacagtcaagaacctaaaaagatcAACACCAAGGAAATGAACTTAAGCTTATACAGGATGGAACAccattataaaaatataataccagTATTCATTgatcaagttaaaaacccaatGCTTTGAGCatggcctcaataaaatcaatacatacatgcatactaaTGCCTCCACAGACCAGACACGTTTCGGCATTACCatctttatcaatggtcaggcatcaaataaagccagcatacataaaatatacaataatttTTACAGCGAGTTGGCTCCTTTACACTAAAAGATATATTCAGAACCCTATGGACCTatagtcaattctgtggacctgaaggccagataaaactattTGAGACCTCTAATATTTCAAAAAACAGGAGCCATCCTTCATCCAGAGTCTGCTGTAGCAGACTGGAAGAAGCTTGGCTCCTGATTACAAGACACTTattggacactgaaagtgcttgcCTTGACCAGAGGCTGTTTTAAACACATGCCCCACCTCTGATACACCTTTATAGTAAATCCTGCCTTTGGGTAGTTTGTTGTTCCCATTGTCAATTAATTCTGTACTGCTGCATCATTCACTGGATGTCTTAtgcttttattctgtaacccaacTTGCATCTTGGCAAAAAAGGGTCAATAACAGGTCCACAATGCTGGGGGCAGACCTCCAAAGAACAGAAGTTCAAAGCTAAGCAGAAAGTCAGAGTCAGCCAGCAGTCAAAACAGAAGTCAGGATCTTCAGAGTAAGCCAAGAGGACAGGCAAAAGAAAGCAGTTCTGGGTCTTGCAAGCTTCTTTCCACCATCACCACTCCAGGTGTTCTTCTTTGCTGACACTGGAGGATGCCACGGTGCAGAGGAGATGGCTCCAGAAACTCTTCCGGCATCAAACTGAGCCTTaggagagggcggtatacaaatgtaataaataaatggtgcacATGCACCGAGCATTGGTTCTGGTGCTGATGGACTCTGGGTTCAGTCCCCCACAGCACCTGACATTGTTTATGATGGTGGTTTCTTCTCCAAACCAGTTTAAgcatttgtggggcccatagcaccagagtctcagcctcacctgcctcacagggtgcctgttgtggggagagtaaggaaaggcgattgtaagctgctttgaggctccttcgggcagtggcTCTTCTTCGTCATCATCGTCTTCTTCTCCCATATTGCCCAGAGCTCCAGTTAACATCTGCCTCACCAGCCTTGCCCTCTGTGCTCCTGTCTTCAGTGGTGAGGTGGATGGCAGCCAGACATCAGCAGTCACCTTGCTTGGGGCTTTCTTGGCACCAGCATGGCTTTTCTCCAGCACCAAGTCAAAACGTGCCTGTTCAGCCAGGCTTTTAACAACCCTCTTGTTTGCTTTGAGTCTGGCATggtcatttgtttttattttagaagCCACCTTgggcaggttccctggagagACAGCGTAAAAAATTGCTAGATAAATAAGTCCATAGCAGATATACTGCATATATCAGGGCACAGGCAACAGAGAAAGAAGGCACTACGAAGGGAGGCCTGTAACAAACAATGCCTGATCAAAGAGAAATTAGTCCATTCAGAGTGGCTGAGGGCCACTCCTAGCTGTGGACAGATGAGTAGAGTAAGATATACCGATTCAATCCAGTGAAGTGTGAGGCATGAGAAGCAGGACTCATCAAAATCCCTAAAGATAGGATGCCAActctaggttaggaaattcctggagatttgggggtacagcaTGTGGAAGGCAGGGCTTAGGGAGAAGAGGGACATTCACAGGGGATAATGCCAtcgggtccaccctccaaagtggccatttcctccagaggagcttATCTCTCTAGTCTGCAGATCACTTGtaatttggggggcagggggccggATCGACCAACGtggctggtgggggatggggggctcTCAGGGAGCCATGTGATGTTGGGGGATGACGTTGAGAAGCTTTGCTTTGAACCATAATGTTTTGTCCAGAAATCAGAccttcttacacacacacacacaccacaacccccgatgtgccaacatcacttccgggttacATTAGCATGTTGCGTTAAATGCGGCACTCTTCCAATTTGAGGTGGAGCTGAGGGGGTGAGGTGCATCTAGAAAGTGGGGGACCCCAACCCAGACCTGTGGACCTGGCCGCCCAGGGGGGATAGGCCCCTTGTGGCAGGATTTGAGTccagtgtatgtatgtataagactttattgtttccagccacagGACATTACAATGTTAGCAATATCATAGCAGCTGATATAAAAAAAAGCAatagaacaattaaaacaatatatgcagTGGTCCATAGATAATGAAAGACGATAAGAATTCGGGTCTCTACCTTTCTGGTGgcgtaaatttggctcgaattttccttgctgctagtgCAAATAATAactgattagggggttggtatctgataataaaaatatcattttgtctaaattcgcagggaagttctggtcattcaaaaatctctcaatatatttggttctcggGTCCAGgtatagtggacaatccaaaaGGTACAAAAGGTACCCCAGAAAAATGGCCTGGGAgtgatttgagtccagtggcaccttacagATATCCAGAGTCTGacgaaggaagctttgactcccaaaagcttatgcctggaaattttgttggtctttaaggagccactggactcagaacttgttcttctacttcagaccaacatgtcgacccacctgaaactatcaaAGGTAGCCAAGAAAGTCTTCTTGCACCAGTACATTCCATTCCATAAGTCACTCtatgaaaacaaacaaagcagCCAATCACAAGTTATTCACTGCCCATTtctgtttttatggtctgtcTGAAGGCACTGACCTGCTGTTTCTCATTTCTTTCCCCAGGCTCACGTGAGCAGGGCCTCCATAGACTTCTGCTGCCATGGACTGGAAGACCTTGCAGGGCCTGCTGAGCGGGGTGAACAAGTATTCCACAGCCTTTGGCCGTATCTGGCTCTCTGTCGTCTTTGTATTCCGGGTCCTGGTTTTCGTAGTGGCCGCTGAACGGGTATGGGGAGACGAGCAGAAGGACTTTGACTGCAACCACCGGCAGCCTGGTTGCACCAACGTCTGCTATGACCACTTCTTCCCCATCTCTCACATCCGCCTGTGGGCCCTGCAGCTCATCTTTGTCACCTGCCCCTCGCTGCTGGTCATCATGCACGTGGCCTATCGCGAGGACCGGGAGAGGAAGAATAGGCAGAAGAATGGAGAAAACTGTCCCAAGCTCTATAGCAACACAGGCAAGAAGCACGGTGGCCTTTGGTGGACTTACCTCCTCACCCTCTTCTTCAAGTTAGCCATTGAGATTGTCTTCCTCTACATTCTTCACAGCATATGGAACAGTTTTGACCTGCCACGTCTGGTCAAATGTCAAAACTTGCCCCCGTGCCCAAATACCGTGGACTGCTATATTGCACGGCCCACGGAGAAGAGGGTGTTCACGTACTTCATGGTAGGAGCCTCTGCTATCTGCATTGTCCTCACCGTGTGCGAGATCTTCTACCTCATCTTCAAGCGGGTGGTCCGGTCAGCGCAGAAgtggaagaagaacaagaagtccCTCTCGTACAGCAAGGCATCCACCTGCCAGTGCCATTTGCGGCTGGAGCAACCGCTGGATGGAAAAGTAAAGCTGACACCCCCGGAGGCCCTCAGAGCCTCTGCCCCTAACTTGACTTTAATTTGAGGGGatgggaggagccccagatggCTGACGGTTCCATTTTCAGAAATGTAGACTAGGGAAAGATGGTTTGGAACGGAGGCCACCCCTCCACAAAACATTGCCAActggctcttccaccagggagcAGCACCACCATGTTGCTAAAGCTTTAAGACTAGGACATGGTCCTTTCATTCTGTTTACATGAAGCCGCGGCTGCTCTTGAGAGGAAGCGCACGCACGGCTCAGACATTCCAGCACAAAATGTTGTTTGTGTGCCTCTGGAGGATGTTGCAACCCTTTTAAatcctaaaatatatatatatttgcattccAAATGGTTTTATGTCCCTGGCTTGTAAAGATATGACTAATAGATAGTTGCCAAGAGAGCTACATCTGCCTAACATGTGTTGCGGTCTTCAGAAGACCCCGTAGAAGATGGGACTGAGCTTCGGTTCCTTCTTCTGACTCATATAAATGTTTATAGAGTGCTGCACGGGGCTGCTAAGACAGGGCTTAGTTGGCTAATTAAGAGAGATTGATGGAGCAAACCTCATTTGGCTTTCCTTCCCCCGCAGGCCAGCCTTCTCCAAGACAACCTTGATGTCCAAAACTCAAAGCCACACAAATCAACTGGACATGCCTGTGGATCTGCCACCAAACTTTCACCTGAAGGCGATTCAAAAAGAGACAAAGGATCTGAGACAGTTTGACAGAAGCCACCCAAGATGCCATAAGCCAAACTTTTTGCAGGAAGGAAAGGGCTGTTTCATCACTACCCTTGTGTTCACACGAGTGTAACAGCAGTAGATGCCTCTGTTGAGGGGACTATCCAAGA
Above is a window of Paroedura picta isolate Pp20150507F chromosome 5, Ppicta_v3.0, whole genome shotgun sequence DNA encoding:
- the GJB3 gene encoding gap junction beta-3 protein, whose amino-acid sequence is MDWKTLQGLLSGVNKYSTAFGRIWLSVVFVFRVLVFVVAAERVWGDEQKDFDCNHRQPGCTNVCYDHFFPISHIRLWALQLIFVTCPSLLVIMHVAYREDRERKNRQKNGENCPKLYSNTGKKHGGLWWTYLLTLFFKLAIEIVFLYILHSIWNSFDLPRLVKCQNLPPCPNTVDCYIARPTEKRVFTYFMVGASAICIVLTVCEIFYLIFKRVVRSAQKWKKNKKSLSYSKASTCQCHLRLEQPLDGKASLLQDNLDVQNSKPHKSTGHACGSATKLSPEGDSKRDKGSETV